The following proteins are encoded in a genomic region of Amycolatopsis sulphurea:
- a CDS encoding AMP-dependent synthetase/ligase yields MAEQTEGRTIPGLLRRNAVEYGDLPAITSLDLPGHPTLTWREFRTAIAEVSRGLAGLGLSRRDRMLIMAPSSPGHLIADLAAVHLGAIPCTAYATLSPVQIGYVARHSAAPVVFLAGADELARWLPVLDELPALRHVVMFDDDAIPDDERFISYSALREAGRAALAADPDAFEQSWLQIDPDDPLAMIYTSGTTGDPKGVVLSHRNAIHQGYAVEAVHEAPFHVSNIAYLPLAHIAERELSIYLPILWAGHVHTVADPAGVIGALGKVHPQSFFGVPRVWEKMAAGLKNMLAGVPEERREALLSANELLQQGYKLRSAGEEVPAELAARIAEADEKVLAPVRALLGLDQVHVAASGAAALPLEVLYFLAGLGVEIREVWGLSETTGAATANSAGAFRAGSVGKPLEGVEVKVAEDGELLVRGPIVFLGYLQEDGTIADAKDADGWFATGDIGTIDEDGFVSITDRKKELIITSSGKNIAPTRIEGLLKEHPLIGQAVAIGDGRPYVTALIVLDDEIAPAWAAATGIEADSLGALAAHERVRAEIDQAVAAANDRLARSEQIKRYHLITHPWTPESGELTPTLKLKRRVVNDRYAEAITALYP; encoded by the coding sequence ATGGCCGAACAGACCGAAGGCCGGACGATACCGGGCCTATTGCGCCGCAATGCCGTCGAATACGGCGACCTGCCGGCGATCACCTCACTCGACCTGCCGGGACACCCGACGTTGACCTGGCGCGAATTCCGTACCGCGATCGCCGAGGTGTCCCGCGGGCTGGCCGGGCTCGGCCTGTCCCGCCGCGACCGGATGCTGATCATGGCACCGAGCAGCCCCGGTCACCTGATCGCCGACCTCGCCGCGGTGCACCTCGGCGCGATCCCGTGCACCGCCTACGCCACGCTCAGCCCGGTGCAGATCGGCTACGTCGCCCGGCACAGCGCGGCCCCGGTGGTCTTCCTCGCCGGAGCGGACGAGCTGGCCCGCTGGCTGCCGGTGCTGGACGAGCTGCCGGCACTGCGGCACGTGGTGATGTTCGACGACGACGCGATCCCGGACGACGAGCGGTTCATCTCCTACTCCGCCCTGCGCGAAGCGGGCCGCGCCGCACTGGCCGCCGACCCGGACGCGTTCGAGCAGTCCTGGCTGCAAATCGACCCGGACGATCCGCTCGCGATGATCTACACCTCGGGCACCACCGGCGACCCGAAAGGCGTCGTGCTGTCGCACCGCAATGCAATCCACCAGGGTTACGCAGTGGAGGCGGTCCACGAAGCACCGTTCCACGTCAGCAACATCGCGTATCTGCCACTGGCGCACATCGCCGAACGCGAGCTGTCGATCTACCTGCCGATCCTCTGGGCCGGGCACGTGCACACCGTCGCCGACCCGGCCGGTGTGATCGGTGCGCTGGGCAAGGTGCACCCGCAGAGCTTCTTCGGCGTCCCGCGCGTGTGGGAGAAAATGGCCGCAGGCTTGAAGAACATGCTCGCCGGCGTGCCGGAGGAACGACGTGAAGCGCTACTCTCGGCCAACGAACTGTTGCAGCAAGGCTACAAACTGCGCAGCGCGGGCGAAGAGGTACCCGCCGAACTGGCCGCTCGCATCGCGGAAGCCGACGAGAAAGTGCTCGCCCCGGTGCGGGCGCTCCTTGGTCTGGACCAGGTCCACGTGGCCGCGAGCGGCGCCGCCGCGCTCCCGCTCGAAGTGCTCTACTTCCTCGCCGGGCTCGGCGTGGAGATCAGGGAAGTCTGGGGATTGTCCGAGACCACCGGTGCGGCGACGGCGAACAGCGCCGGCGCATTCCGCGCGGGCAGCGTCGGGAAACCGCTGGAAGGCGTCGAGGTGAAGGTCGCCGAGGACGGCGAACTGCTCGTCCGCGGCCCCATCGTGTTCCTCGGCTACCTGCAGGAGGACGGCACGATCGCCGATGCGAAGGACGCCGACGGCTGGTTCGCCACCGGCGACATAGGCACCATCGACGAAGACGGCTTCGTCTCGATCACCGACCGCAAGAAGGAACTGATCATCACCTCCAGCGGCAAGAACATCGCGCCGACGCGGATCGAGGGGCTGCTGAAGGAACACCCGCTGATCGGCCAGGCGGTCGCGATCGGCGACGGCCGCCCGTACGTGACCGCGCTGATCGTGCTCGACGACGAGATCGCCCCCGCCTGGGCCGCGGCCACCGGCATCGAGGCGGACAGCCTCGGCGCGCTGGCCGCGCACGAGCGGGTCCGCGCCGAAATCGACCAGGCAGTCGCCGCGGCGAACGACCGGCTGGCCCGCAGCGAGCAGATCAAGCGCTACCACCTGATCACCCACCCATGGACACCCGAATCCGGCGAGCTGACCCCGACGCTGAAGCTCAAACGCCGCGTGGTCAACGACCGCTACGCCGAGGCCATCACCGCGCTCTACCCCTGA
- the kynU gene encoding kynureninase encodes MTELSALRELAASLDAADPLAAKRAEFDLDPALAYFDGNSLGAPPKHVAARVSEVVREQWGGRLIRSWTEGWWDAPVRVGERIAPLVGAAPGQVVVADSTSVDLFKTLVAAVRANPGRDEILLDAATFPTDGYVAAEVARLTGHTLRRVPVAELGTAAGERTAVVLANHIDYVSGRLHDMAGTTAAAHRAGALVAWDLCHSVGAVPVRLDECEADFAVGCTYKFLNGGPGAPAFVYLARRWQAGFDQPLAGWAGHADPFAMEAGYRGADGAGRARAGTPDILSLLALDAALDVWDGVDLAVLREKGLALGDFFFRCLDVLLPGSEVATPRDHARGHQVSVRDPGGERTMAALHERGVLGDFRPPDVLRFGLAPLYTTYAEVVRAVETLRDVRESVT; translated from the coding sequence ATGACCGAGCTGTCCGCCCTCCGCGAATTGGCCGCCTCACTCGACGCCGCCGACCCGCTCGCGGCGAAACGCGCGGAGTTCGACCTCGATCCGGCGTTGGCCTACTTCGACGGCAACTCCCTTGGCGCGCCGCCGAAGCACGTCGCCGCGCGGGTTTCGGAGGTCGTGCGCGAGCAGTGGGGCGGGCGGTTGATCCGCTCCTGGACCGAGGGCTGGTGGGACGCCCCGGTGCGGGTCGGCGAGCGCATCGCGCCCCTGGTCGGTGCCGCGCCGGGCCAGGTCGTGGTGGCGGATTCGACGAGCGTGGACCTGTTCAAGACGCTGGTCGCCGCGGTGCGGGCGAATCCCGGCCGGGACGAGATCCTGCTTGACGCGGCGACTTTCCCCACGGACGGATACGTGGCCGCCGAGGTCGCCCGGCTCACCGGGCACACCTTGCGCCGGGTACCGGTCGCCGAGCTGGGGACCGCGGCGGGGGAGCGGACTGCGGTGGTGCTGGCGAACCACATCGACTACGTCAGTGGGCGGCTGCACGACATGGCGGGGACCACGGCGGCCGCGCACCGGGCGGGCGCGCTGGTGGCCTGGGACCTGTGCCACAGCGTGGGCGCGGTCCCGGTCCGGCTCGACGAGTGCGAAGCGGACTTCGCCGTGGGCTGCACGTACAAGTTCCTGAACGGCGGCCCTGGCGCGCCTGCGTTCGTCTATCTGGCCCGGCGGTGGCAGGCCGGGTTCGACCAGCCGCTCGCGGGCTGGGCCGGGCACGCCGACCCGTTCGCGATGGAAGCCGGGTACCGCGGGGCGGACGGCGCCGGGCGGGCGCGGGCGGGTACCCCGGACATCCTGTCGCTGCTGGCGCTGGACGCCGCGCTCGATGTGTGGGACGGCGTGGATTTGGCGGTACTGCGGGAAAAGGGCCTCGCCCTGGGGGATTTCTTCTTCCGCTGCCTGGATGTGCTGCTGCCCGGGTCGGAGGTGGCGACCCCGCGGGATCACGCGCGTGGGCACCAGGTCTCGGTCCGCGATCCGGGCGGGGAACGCACCATGGCCGCCCTGCACGAGCGCGGGGTACTCGGCGATTTCCGGCCGCCGGACGTACTGCGGTTCGGGCTGGCCCCGCTCTACACGACTTACGCGGAAGTGGTGCGGGCCGTCGAGACTTTGCGCGATGTCCGCGAGTCCGTGACCTGA
- a CDS encoding DoxX family protein yields MSIATAAPTTAPHTPAVLDRARPLVLALFRVVVSLLFLFHGAQGFGLFGGVDGHGMAVPFGVWPGWWAGAIEVLGALLVLSGLYTRAAAIVLSGVMAYAYFTVHAPLGLLPMQNAGEPAALYSWIFLALAVTGPGAFALDRLRRR; encoded by the coding sequence ATGAGCATCGCCACCGCCGCCCCCACCACCGCCCCGCACACCCCGGCCGTGCTCGACCGGGCCCGCCCCCTGGTGCTCGCCCTGTTCCGGGTCGTGGTCTCGCTGCTGTTCCTTTTCCACGGCGCACAGGGTTTCGGCCTGTTCGGCGGCGTCGACGGGCACGGGATGGCCGTCCCGTTCGGCGTGTGGCCCGGCTGGTGGGCCGGCGCGATCGAGGTCCTCGGCGCGCTGCTGGTGCTCTCCGGGCTCTACACCCGGGCCGCCGCGATCGTGCTGTCCGGCGTGATGGCCTACGCCTACTTCACCGTGCACGCCCCGCTCGGCCTGCTGCCGATGCAGAACGCGGGTGAACCTGCCGCGCTGTACTCCTGGATCTTCCTCGCCCTCGCGGTCACCGGCCCCGGCGCCTTCGCCCTCGACCGGCTGCGCCGTCGCTGA
- a CDS encoding NUDIX domain-containing protein has translation MAVRRSAGLLLFRRSAGRVEVLLGHMGGPFWAKKDEAAWSLPKGELEEGEEPEAAARREFTEELGLPVPDGPLRPLGEVRQSGKLVTAWALEADLDPDTIAPGTFDLEWPPRSGKVQQFPEVDRVAWFDLDTAREKLVKGQRAFLDRLAEAGQ, from the coding sequence ATGGCTGTCAGGCGCAGCGCGGGGCTGCTGCTCTTCCGCCGGTCCGCGGGCCGGGTCGAAGTGCTGCTCGGGCACATGGGCGGACCGTTCTGGGCGAAGAAGGACGAGGCGGCCTGGTCGCTGCCGAAGGGCGAGCTGGAGGAAGGCGAGGAGCCCGAAGCCGCCGCCCGCCGGGAATTCACCGAGGAGCTGGGGTTACCCGTCCCGGACGGTCCGCTCCGGCCGCTGGGCGAGGTCCGCCAGTCCGGCAAGCTGGTGACCGCCTGGGCGCTGGAAGCCGATCTCGACCCGGACACGATCGCGCCCGGCACGTTCGATCTCGAATGGCCACCGCGCTCGGGCAAGGTGCAGCAGTTCCCGGAGGTGGACCGGGTGGCGTGGTTCGACCTGGACACCGCACGGGAGAAGCTGGTCAAGGGTCAGCGTGCGTTCCTGGATCGGCTAGCCGAAGCGGGCCAGTAG
- a CDS encoding HAD-IA family hydrolase codes for MEVCEGALHRPETGPAHATRWSHTASHRPLPGPRPTLPEPWLRPAMRARVHELLADGGPREGVLTYLDEAATRGLTLAVASSSPATWVRGHLDRLGHTAQFTSVETGDRHAAKPRPDTYLAALRALAVPAAEALAFEDSPNGVAAAKAAALTIVAAPNPITATLDFGAADLVLPSFDAASLGELLARFG; via the coding sequence GTGGAGGTCTGTGAAGGGGCCCTTCACAGACCCGAAACCGGTCCGGCGCACGCCACGAGGTGGTCGCACACAGCTTCGCATCGCCCGCTGCCGGGTCCCCGACCAACTTTGCCGGAACCCTGGCTGCGGCCCGCGATGCGCGCCCGTGTACACGAGCTACTGGCCGACGGCGGCCCTCGCGAAGGCGTGCTCACCTACCTCGATGAGGCTGCCACGCGCGGGCTGACGCTGGCCGTCGCGTCGAGTTCGCCCGCGACCTGGGTTCGCGGTCACCTGGACCGGCTCGGCCACACGGCCCAATTCACTTCGGTGGAAACCGGCGACCGCCACGCAGCGAAACCACGTCCGGACACCTACCTCGCCGCGCTGCGCGCGCTGGCCGTCCCTGCAGCGGAAGCCCTCGCGTTCGAGGATTCGCCAAACGGCGTCGCAGCAGCGAAAGCCGCCGCGCTCACCATCGTCGCGGCGCCGAACCCGATCACCGCGACGCTGGACTTCGGCGCAGCGGATCTCGTGCTGCCGTCGTTCGACGCGGCTTCGCTCGGCGAGCTACTGGCCCGCTTCGGCTAG
- a CDS encoding metallophosphoesterase: protein MRGVRRGVVLGLGLVLVLVLLFAEPWSVFVLLPEWPVASTIAGTALFAGAMLALPALIYLGHRPNGRDAVARLGDGLLGTIWVLFTWSVLGHLLRLVLLVSGVDDPARPRIVAAATLAVVAVLLATGSRIALRVPPVREVDVVLPRLDAGLDGLRVAVVTDTHFGPIDRTRWSEQLVARLNRLQPDVVCHGGDLADGTVAQRRKQVDPLGGVEAPLGRFYITGNHEYIVEAQAWLDHMAALGWDPLHNRSVLLERDGARLLFAGVDDPSGTASGLPGHGPDLSAALAGADPDVPVFLLAHQPKQVEQAREAGVDLQVSGHTHGGQIWPFHLLVRLDQPSLSGLTRHGPRTQLYTSRGAGFWGPPFRVFAPNEISLLILRCGGL, encoded by the coding sequence ATGCGCGGAGTTCGCCGGGGTGTTGTGCTCGGGCTCGGGCTGGTGCTGGTGCTGGTGCTGCTCTTCGCGGAGCCCTGGTCGGTGTTCGTCCTGCTGCCGGAATGGCCGGTGGCCTCCACGATCGCCGGCACGGCGCTGTTCGCCGGAGCCATGCTCGCGTTGCCGGCTCTGATCTACCTCGGCCACCGGCCGAACGGGCGGGACGCCGTGGCGCGGCTCGGGGACGGGCTGCTCGGCACGATCTGGGTGCTGTTCACCTGGAGCGTGCTCGGGCACCTGTTACGGCTGGTGCTGCTGGTGTCCGGGGTGGACGATCCGGCACGCCCGCGGATCGTGGCCGCGGCGACCCTCGCCGTCGTGGCGGTGCTGCTGGCGACCGGGAGCCGGATCGCGCTGCGGGTGCCGCCGGTGCGCGAGGTGGACGTGGTGCTGCCCCGGCTCGACGCCGGGCTGGACGGGCTGCGCGTGGCGGTCGTCACCGACACGCATTTCGGGCCGATCGATCGCACCCGCTGGTCAGAGCAGTTGGTCGCGCGGTTGAACCGACTCCAGCCGGACGTGGTCTGCCACGGCGGCGACCTCGCGGACGGCACCGTGGCTCAGCGGCGCAAGCAGGTCGACCCCCTCGGCGGCGTCGAGGCGCCGCTAGGCCGGTTCTACATCACCGGCAACCACGAATACATCGTCGAAGCGCAGGCCTGGCTCGACCATATGGCCGCGCTCGGCTGGGACCCGCTGCACAACCGCTCGGTCCTGCTCGAACGCGACGGCGCGCGGTTGCTGTTCGCCGGGGTGGACGATCCGTCCGGCACCGCCTCGGGGCTGCCCGGGCACGGCCCGGACCTGTCCGCCGCGCTGGCCGGAGCAGACCCGGACGTGCCCGTTTTCCTGCTCGCCCACCAGCCCAAACAGGTCGAACAGGCCCGCGAGGCCGGAGTGGACCTGCAGGTCTCCGGGCACACCCACGGCGGCCAGATCTGGCCGTTCCACCTGCTCGTCCGGCTCGATCAGCCGTCGCTGTCCGGCCTCACCCGGCACGGTCCGCGCACCCAGCTCTACACCAGCCGCGGCGCCGGTTTCTGGGGGCCGCCGTTCCGCGTGTTCGCGCCGAACGAGATCTCCCTGCTCATCCTGCGGTGTGGAGGTCTGTGA
- a CDS encoding DUF1992 domain-containing protein, with protein sequence MTNRKPPGTSFRFWVDRQISDAQSRGDFEDLPGMGKPLPPPTGRDAATDWALRRAREGDLDVQAFLPPSLALPREIQDLPAKLANVHAERQIREIVEDLNERIRQAHRLPQEGPPLRAGPLDVEEVVANWRNERSRPGARAPATLDGPW encoded by the coding sequence ATGACCAACCGCAAGCCACCGGGAACGTCGTTCCGCTTCTGGGTGGACCGTCAGATCTCCGACGCACAATCGCGTGGCGACTTCGAAGATCTGCCCGGAATGGGCAAACCACTGCCGCCGCCGACCGGTCGCGACGCCGCGACAGACTGGGCGCTGCGCCGGGCCCGCGAGGGCGACCTCGATGTGCAGGCGTTCCTGCCGCCTTCGCTCGCCTTGCCGCGGGAAATCCAGGACCTACCCGCCAAGCTCGCGAACGTGCACGCGGAACGGCAGATACGCGAGATCGTCGAGGACCTCAACGAGCGCATCCGCCAGGCGCACCGGCTCCCGCAGGAGGGGCCACCGCTGCGCGCGGGACCGCTGGATGTCGAGGAGGTCGTGGCGAACTGGCGGAACGAACGTTCCCGACCCGGCGCCCGCGCCCCGGCTACTCTGGATGGTCCATGGTGA
- a CDS encoding TetR/AcrR family transcriptional regulator, with the protein MTVDRRPAGHSSSEEVDRTLALLWRDRGGDPAEPARGRRPTLTLEQIIAAAVAVADEDGLAATSMHRVARELGAGTMTLYTYVAGKIELIDLMVDEVLLERRLPAPGAPRAGDWRAQVRLYAERTRDAYLRHPWLRETSRVRPVLGPGQFAGQEYLLSIMDSLGLPAREAVAAANCVSGYVDANAAVEAESRHLERSTGQSDDAWWIQRSSFWDTYFDIEAHPTMNRVWLAGGFDRGTREQAGDACEFGLDRLLDGIAERVGQPGG; encoded by the coding sequence ATGACCGTCGACCGCCGGCCTGCCGGCCATTCGTCCAGCGAAGAGGTGGATCGCACGCTGGCGCTGCTGTGGCGGGACCGCGGCGGTGATCCGGCCGAGCCGGCCCGTGGGCGCCGCCCGACGCTCACCCTTGAGCAGATCATCGCCGCCGCGGTCGCGGTGGCCGACGAGGACGGGCTGGCCGCCACCTCCATGCACCGGGTCGCCCGGGAACTCGGCGCGGGCACCATGACGCTCTACACCTACGTCGCCGGCAAGATCGAGCTGATCGACCTGATGGTGGACGAGGTCCTGCTGGAACGGCGGCTGCCCGCGCCCGGCGCACCCCGTGCGGGCGACTGGCGGGCGCAGGTGCGGCTCTACGCCGAGCGCACCCGCGACGCCTACCTGCGGCATCCGTGGCTGCGTGAGACCTCGCGGGTGCGCCCGGTGCTCGGCCCCGGCCAGTTCGCCGGACAGGAGTACCTTCTGTCCATTATGGACAGCCTGGGCCTGCCTGCCCGCGAAGCGGTCGCGGCGGCGAACTGCGTGTCCGGGTATGTCGACGCGAACGCCGCGGTGGAAGCGGAGAGCCGGCATCTGGAGCGCAGCACCGGACAGTCCGACGATGCCTGGTGGATCCAGCGTTCTTCGTTCTGGGACACCTATTTCGACATCGAGGCGCATCCGACCATGAACCGCGTCTGGCTGGCGGGTGGGTTCGACCGCGGCACCCGGGAACAGGCCGGTGACGCGTGCGAGTTCGGGCTTGACCGGTTGCTCGACGGTATTGCGGAGCGGGTGGGTCAGCCGGGCGGGTGA
- a CDS encoding SDR family NAD(P)-dependent oxidoreductase: protein MAWNPEALPDLPGRTFAVTGGTAGIGYFIAEQLAGTGAHVVLLGRAPERLRTAVTTLRARVGSARLSTIPLDLTDLGSVAGAAERLVRLGRVDALIENAGITAPGPVRRSTAQGFELAMGTNHFGHFALTALAMPVLTASAARIVSMGSLITRLRRFDLDDLQSVRSYSDFRAYTQSKHAVQSFGLELDRRLRAAGSPVRSIVAQPGFSLDRSTPDRPGISTRVPAFRLLAPVCQGKDHGAWPAVRAAADPSVEGGAYLGPARLGVGRPVPGTAPATSRDPALASRLWTVSEELTGIPFRITAQ, encoded by the coding sequence GTGGCCTGGAACCCCGAAGCCCTGCCCGACCTGCCGGGCCGCACGTTCGCGGTGACCGGGGGCACCGCCGGGATCGGCTACTTCATCGCCGAGCAGCTGGCCGGTACCGGTGCGCACGTGGTGCTGCTCGGCCGCGCACCGGAACGGCTGCGCACCGCGGTCACCACCCTGCGCGCGCGGGTCGGGTCCGCGCGACTGAGCACGATCCCGCTCGACCTCACCGACCTCGGCTCGGTCGCCGGGGCGGCGGAACGGCTCGTGCGGCTCGGCCGGGTCGACGCGCTGATCGAGAACGCCGGGATCACCGCGCCCGGACCGGTCCGGCGCAGCACCGCGCAGGGTTTCGAACTCGCCATGGGCACCAACCACTTCGGGCATTTCGCGCTGACCGCGCTGGCCATGCCGGTACTCACCGCCTCGGCCGCGCGGATCGTGTCGATGGGCAGCCTGATCACCCGGCTGCGCCGGTTCGACCTCGACGATCTGCAGTCCGTCCGGTCCTATTCGGACTTCCGCGCGTACACCCAGTCGAAGCACGCGGTGCAGTCCTTCGGGCTGGAACTGGACCGGCGGCTGCGCGCCGCGGGCTCCCCGGTGCGGTCGATCGTGGCCCAGCCGGGATTCAGCCTGGACCGCTCCACCCCCGACCGGCCGGGGATCAGCACGCGGGTGCCCGCGTTCAGGCTGCTGGCCCCGGTCTGCCAGGGCAAGGACCACGGCGCCTGGCCTGCCGTGCGCGCCGCCGCCGACCCGTCCGTCGAAGGCGGCGCCTACCTCGGCCCGGCCCGCCTGGGCGTCGGCCGGCCGGTGCCCGGCACCGCACCGGCCACCTCCCGCGACCCGGCCCTCGCGAGTCGCTTGTGGACGGTCTCGGAGGAGCTGACCGGGATTCCGTTCCGCATCACCGCGCAGTGA
- a CDS encoding lytic transglycosylase domain-containing protein — protein MAKNGRHRVKQRSVRSRTVAALAGGALVVLPALTSSGLPIGTPVAAGDQQSIAGGPAAGPGADLPPVGVDGSLPQPPVPQALGVPGYAGTGSATPSGPLGIPDSMLKAYRNAADIMAREQPGCHVDWALIAAIGRVESNHARGGYVDARGNGLERILGPVLDGAGGFAAIRDTDGGRYDGDQVWDRAVGPTQFIPSTWARYASDGNGDGVSDPNNIYDETLATARYLCSGGLDLSGLPAQALAVRRYNNSQSYVDTVLGYAAAYRAGVSQLPDSQVPIGAPPGPGAVEAAAGSPAGVPAPPPAPPATSAPGTPAQPPSSSSSSTSTSGSPTSSTSTGGKPTGSTPTSGTPTSSTTTSTTPTCPSTPTTTPTSTTTTSTPPGSTPTCPPVTSTNTTSTPQTTTTSPSK, from the coding sequence ATGGCGAAAAACGGGCGGCACCGCGTGAAGCAGCGGTCGGTCCGGAGCCGGACCGTCGCCGCGCTGGCCGGTGGTGCGCTCGTGGTCCTGCCCGCACTGACCTCCTCCGGGCTGCCGATCGGCACGCCGGTCGCGGCCGGTGACCAGCAGTCCATCGCGGGCGGCCCGGCCGCCGGGCCGGGCGCCGACCTGCCGCCGGTCGGCGTGGACGGCAGCCTGCCGCAGCCGCCGGTCCCGCAAGCATTGGGCGTGCCCGGCTACGCGGGCACCGGGTCCGCCACGCCGTCCGGCCCGCTGGGCATCCCGGACAGCATGCTCAAGGCCTACCGCAACGCGGCCGACATCATGGCCCGCGAGCAACCCGGCTGCCACGTGGACTGGGCACTGATCGCGGCCATCGGCCGGGTCGAGTCGAACCACGCTCGCGGCGGCTATGTGGACGCCCGCGGCAACGGCCTGGAGCGCATCCTCGGCCCGGTGCTCGACGGGGCAGGCGGATTCGCCGCGATCCGGGACACCGACGGCGGCCGCTACGACGGCGACCAGGTATGGGACCGCGCGGTCGGGCCGACCCAGTTCATCCCGTCCACCTGGGCACGCTACGCCTCGGACGGCAACGGCGACGGCGTGTCCGACCCGAACAACATCTACGACGAAACCCTCGCCACCGCGCGGTATCTGTGCTCCGGCGGGCTCGACCTGTCCGGTCTGCCGGCGCAGGCCCTCGCCGTCCGCCGGTACAACAACTCACAATCCTATGTGGACACTGTGCTCGGGTACGCGGCCGCCTACCGCGCCGGGGTCTCGCAGCTGCCGGACAGCCAGGTGCCGATCGGCGCGCCGCCCGGACCGGGCGCCGTGGAGGCCGCGGCCGGCAGCCCGGCGGGTGTCCCCGCGCCGCCTCCGGCACCCCCGGCGACCTCCGCCCCGGGCACGCCGGCCCAGCCACCGAGCAGCAGCAGCAGTTCGACGTCCACCAGCGGCAGCCCCACCTCGTCGACGTCGACCGGCGGCAAGCCGACCGGCTCGACCCCCACCAGTGGCACGCCGACCAGCAGCACGACCACCAGCACCACCCCGACCTGCCCGAGCACGCCGACGACCACGCCGACCAGCACGACCACCACCAGCACCCCGCCGGGCAGTACGCCGACCTGCCCACCCGTCACCAGCACGAACACCACCAGTACCCCGCAGACCACCACCACCTCGCCGTCGAAGTGA
- a CDS encoding AMP-binding protein yields the protein MFYDLGVRDFLDRAETVYPDRVAVVDEPDQPAPSWGSVTYRELARRARAQAANLDALGVPVGGRVAIVSHNSARLLTSFFGVSGWGRVLVPVNFRLAPAEVRYIVEHSGAEVVILDPDLKALRDSVSAKHVFVLGEDDEKIWGGDGEPRPWAGDESATATLNYTSGTTARPKGVQLTHRNLWLNAATFGLHTTLSDNDVLLHTLPMFHANGWGMPYALTGLGGKHIVLRKVDGTEILRRIEEHGVTIMCAAPAVVTAALDGAAKWDGEIPGRDRVRIVVAGAPPPTRTIERVRAELGWEFIQIYGLTETAPLLTVNRFRSEWAGLDPHEQAKLLGRAGTPALGVRIAIDTDGEVLAQSNTNLDGYWDNPEETARVQEGGWFHTGDGGRFDEGYLTIADRKKDVIITGGENVSSIEVEDALNSHPAVREAAVIGIPDEKWGELVTALVVSEDETVTAEQLITHCRDYLAGYKCPKRVEFRTELPRTATGKIQKFRLRAPYWTDQSRQVH from the coding sequence GTGTTCTACGACCTCGGTGTCCGCGATTTCCTCGACCGTGCGGAGACGGTGTACCCGGACCGGGTGGCCGTGGTCGACGAGCCCGACCAGCCCGCCCCTTCGTGGGGTTCGGTCACCTACCGCGAGCTGGCCCGGCGCGCCCGTGCGCAGGCTGCGAACCTGGACGCGCTCGGCGTGCCCGTGGGCGGCCGGGTGGCGATCGTGTCGCACAACTCGGCGCGGCTGCTCACCTCGTTCTTCGGGGTATCCGGTTGGGGGCGGGTGCTGGTGCCGGTGAACTTCCGGCTCGCGCCCGCCGAGGTGCGCTACATCGTGGAGCACTCCGGCGCCGAGGTGGTGATCCTGGACCCGGATCTGAAAGCGTTGCGGGACAGCGTTTCCGCCAAGCACGTGTTCGTACTCGGCGAAGACGACGAGAAGATCTGGGGCGGCGACGGCGAACCACGCCCGTGGGCCGGGGACGAATCGGCCACCGCGACGCTCAACTACACCTCGGGCACCACCGCGCGGCCGAAGGGCGTGCAGCTCACGCATCGCAATCTTTGGCTCAACGCAGCGACTTTCGGGCTGCACACCACGCTGAGCGACAACGACGTGCTCCTGCACACCCTGCCGATGTTCCACGCGAACGGCTGGGGCATGCCCTACGCGCTCACCGGTCTCGGCGGGAAGCACATCGTGCTGCGCAAAGTGGACGGTACGGAAATCCTGCGCCGCATCGAGGAACACGGCGTGACGATCATGTGCGCCGCGCCCGCGGTGGTCACCGCCGCGCTGGACGGAGCGGCGAAGTGGGACGGGGAGATCCCCGGCCGGGACCGGGTACGCATCGTCGTCGCCGGCGCGCCACCGCCGACCCGCACGATCGAACGGGTGCGTGCCGAACTCGGCTGGGAGTTCATCCAGATCTACGGCCTCACCGAGACCGCGCCGCTGCTGACGGTCAACCGATTCCGCAGCGAATGGGCCGGACTCGATCCGCACGAGCAGGCGAAACTGCTCGGCCGCGCGGGCACCCCGGCCCTCGGCGTGCGCATCGCGATCGACACCGACGGCGAGGTGCTGGCCCAGTCGAACACAAACCTCGACGGCTACTGGGACAACCCGGAGGAGACCGCCCGGGTCCAGGAAGGCGGCTGGTTCCACACCGGCGACGGCGGCCGGTTCGACGAGGGGTACCTGACCATCGCCGACCGCAAGAAGGACGTGATCATCACCGGCGGCGAGAACGTGTCGTCGATCGAGGTGGAGGACGCGCTGAACTCGCACCCGGCGGTGCGCGAGGCCGCGGTGATCGGCATTCCGGACGAGAAGTGGGGCGAGCTGGTCACCGCCCTGGTGGTCAGCGAGGACGAGACCGTGACCGCGGAACAGCTGATCACGCACTGCCGGGACTATCTGGCCGGGTACAAATGCCCGAAGCGGGTGGAATTCCGCACCGAGCTGCCCCGTACCGCGACCGGCAAGATCCAGAAGTTCAGGCTGCGCGCCCCCTACTGGACCGACCAGTCCCGCCAGGTCCACTGA